GGAGAAACTCAACACGGGAACGTGGCGCCATGTAGACAAAGAGTGGAGGCGGGTTTACTCCTACGGCTGCCTGTTCAAAGTGGCCGCGCTGTGTCGAGACGGCCCATCGGAGGACGAGATCCTGCAGGCCGTCAAGACGTGTGACATGGGTTTGCTCATGGGTGCCGCCATCATGGATAATATACTTCAGGTTGTCGTCCGGATTCTGCAGAGGGAAATAAGAAAAACCGGGGCCGACGAGGGTGTGGAGGCTAAGGTCAGTAGTCTCTTTATTTAAAttacacttgttttttttaagttgattTACTCATCGCGGATTTTACCTTTTAAACGCAACAGTCACTGTTAGTCAGTGACTTTCACGGCTGAGAGCAGTTTAAAAGAAACTGTTGGGAAGTTTTATAATGGTATTTACTGTTTTGCCCTTCATCCTGTTTTACCTCATCAGATGTCACTGAAGATAAAGTGCACTGTATTCTCAAAGGTCAGATCACTTTGTTTAAACCAGGGTTGGACGGATATTTCTGGATCAGACTTGAAAGCTGTTGAAACAGCCtgtgattgttttgtattttctgcTTATTGTCTGTGTCCCATTTAGTtgaataaaaaaggataaagaagGCAATAATGGCAGCTGCACATTCCTGCATCAATACATGACATTTCTTGCCATTTAGATATCTTGTTTTGCTCCAGACGCACTCAAAATTAAAACAACTGTTGTTTAATCATATGAGCGCTTGATTCATCAACTCTTTCACCTCTCTTATGAAGAAATCTGGTCGCACGCcttgtttttctgtttattaTCCCAAACACTTGAACTGAAGCGTTATTTTCTCCTCTCGCTCTGACTTCGTCAACAGAGGCCAAAGATCGCAAGTCCCTCTGTTCCTGCAATCAGAGAAGAGATGGCAGTTCCCAGGATTAAGTGTCCTTCCCTAGAaagcttcaaaacaaactacCTTCTCCCCCTCAAACCAGTGATTTTAGAGGGAGTCATCAGCCACTGGCCCGCCTTCAACAAACACCCCTGGAGGTTTGTCTTCCACCAATCTGCTCGCTTAGACTGCATATGGTGTCTTGTATTGCCCATCACTGTCGTCTTCTGTGTTTCTGAAGAGGACGTCACTATGTCCATtggttaaaagaaataaaagccaCTTTAGAAGGTGTTTGTTCTAGCAAAATGAGTTTTGTAAAGCTAACATTTGTCTCAGGCTTTGTGAAATTGCCCCACTTATGTTTAATCCAGTCTTGTTATCAGACTGATTTCATATATTTGTGAGGACCGACGAGCGCCATCGTCCAGCGTAGAAGACGGGAAACCAGAGATGCAGCTATCCGCGAGATCCGATTCAGATATGTTCCTCCAGACAACTGATATAAAACTGATCAAAACTTTAGACTTTAAACAATAAATTCAAAACAGCATGTGCCATCTGAGCGGGATAAATGAATTAGGGTGGGTGAAAGGGTACAAATTTGtagattttaatttgaattggaTTTTTTGATTGGTGCCACCGTTGCTATTTATGCCAGATACTGATACCTGATGGGATAAACTGACACATGGATTACAAACATAAGTGGAAATGGGGAAAACAAACTTAGACAAGCTAGTTACTCATTCCTACCCTGCCAGAATTAACAGTCATCTACTTTCATATGAAGTAGTTCTGCCTAATTGTCACCATGTGGAGGCAGCTCAGTGTCCGACAAAGCCACTTTTACTGATCATCTCATTGATCACCTGTCTTCTGGGGATTTGGCCTGAGGAACTGCCATAATGAACTAATCGGACATCTTTTTCCAgcattttttgtactttttattcTAAATACTGTACGATATTCTATTATTGTAAAAGTACTCAATTTTAAAacattgtggttgttgttgctacCCTTTAAGTTTAAATAAATTCCTTTTAGAATAAGTTTAAATTGAATGCAAAAcgattcactcagtctttctgtcttcTGGGTCGTCGCAGCCGATCGCTGTGTTCTGCATTGATTTGGCATCGCTTATATGTCGCATGTCCTTCCTGACACAACCTTCCCCATTCACCCAGGTGCTGCCAGATCTCTGGCCTGTGACTCCCTCAGTGTCTGGGCCAGTGGGGGCCAGTGGGGGCCGCGGGGGGCAACGTGGGGTTCAGTGTCCTGGGCAAGGACACTTTGGCGCTAATGGGCCCGGGGATCGATTCAGCTTCTGCTTGGAGGGAAATaagctcttctttttttttctttttcttttttgctcttttCAGTAAAGCTCCGTGTAACCTGACCCAAGATACCAACAAAAaaatatgataataatgatgataatatttTAGGTAAAAAAGAGCCCAGATTAGTTAACTGGAGGTTTATATCAGAATCGGATcggaactggaaaaaaaaccgaATGGTGCATCAGAGTTGGAATCAAAGTTGATTGCAGGCTAGTTCTAAAAGTAATCTAACATATCATTTGAGAGCAGCCTTGGCTCTCGTCCCTCTCCCGAGAGACGGACGTTCACTCTGACGTGTAATGCACCGCTCACATCCGAGTCACGTCCAGAAGCGCTCGTTTAACAGGTTTTTGAGCCCTGCTCtcagctcctcggtggccgtgTTTATCGTTGGAATTGTGCTAACAGTTGTCTCCACCTGCAAAGCATAGACTACCTGAGATCTGTGGCCGGATGCCGGACCGTTCCCGTTGAAGTGGGATCCAGGTACACAGACGAGGACTGGTCGCAAACGCTGCTCACCGTCAGCGACTTCATCGACAGGTACATTTTGAATAAAGTAAGTGCACCCTTATTAAGTCCTGAACTTGGATTCGTAtcatgagtaaaaaaaaaaatgaaaagctgTTTGAATTctaatatttagattttttaatttgcagAGCCAAACCTCCCAGGATGGGGTGAAAGCCGTGGGTTATCTTGCTCAGCACCAGCTTTTTGATCAGGTTCAGTTGTTTTTGTGCTTCTGATATTGCATGATTAAAGCATTATCAAGGTTAGCATTACGAGGTGTTTTCTCATGTTTGCAATGAGTTATCTAGCTTGTAAAATGTCTCCAGACTCaattaaacaaaaccaaaacaaagtaAACATCAAAAGGAGATCTTTTCACTCCCAGAAAACCTTCCTCAGCAGGCATTCAAAAGTATATCACTAGATTTTCCTCCTTTTTGTAAATGAAACATTCATATAATTCCCACCTTGCCATTCATTTAGGATAGCGTaaagaatgaaaaaacaaacaaaaccaaaatctGAAAAATCCTCTGAGCCAAAAGTGTGGGCCTTTCAGCTGCAGCTGGATGTCTGATCTCTGCAGCCTCGTACTGAGGGTGTGAAATGAGCCGTCCCTGAACATTAAACATCTAACGCTAACTGAGTGGAGCCTCGAGATAAAATTCTATAAATCACTTAAATTAGCAAAACATGTGCTCTTTAAACTACATGCATTTATAACTCTAATTCTGTGTTAGATGTTAAAGGAGTAACTGGATTGAACTTTACTAAAGGATGACGATACCATTCTCAAAGTTTACTGTTGTCGGTCTTGAGGAGAAAGAAACTGACTTCCTAAATTAGCGGTTTGTTTATGAATTGGAGACTTGATGTTATGCAACtctcagaaaagaaaagaagatcctaacttttatcattattattgatgatGATATGATTCTTATTATGTACGCAATAATGAGCAGATGTTTGAATACATGAACTCAAAACTGTTACCTGACAAACAAAATATAGAATTATTATCTTGAACTGTAAATGTGACCCTGAATGAACGTTGAGCTGCAGATGTTGCGATGATTCAGTTTAGAGCTGTGAGAAGCTGCTGATGGTTGCATTCCTAAACTGTGGAGTGGCgcttaaaaaatataatttaaaacgCATGAAAAGTGCTTGTGACTCCGTAAATGTATGCTCAGTCTCAGTTTCTCAGGTTGGTTCGTCctctggggggaaaaaaacactaaACCTCATGGCAATCTATCCAGTATTTGCTACTCTGAAAAAACAAATGTAGGCATACTAAAAAAACAGCAACTTTTCttaaagaaatcatgttttattTGGGATAATTACAAGAGCATTCTGAGTTAAAACAACCCTGTGGATGATAAAGAGCAAAAACTTACATTAGGGACCAAAACGACttgaatcaaagcagttttgagtgagGACGACAAACGCATCTGCAGCGAAAcgcaagaaaagaaggaaagtttATGGCGTTTGCTGCCTATTGGGTGTAAATGATTGTGCTGATCCAGTTTTATGGAAGCAGAGGCCATGAACCCTCCACTTACGTATGCATCGATCGTAGTTTGTGCAGCATTTGGTGGTCAACTTGTTACAAGGTGACAGACATCAGAAATAGAAGCCTTTGTAAACAGTCCTTGTAGTTGAAACTACTTTGGTTTGTCTGAGCTTATTCACACTATCGCTTGAgtgtaattacatttttgagtgtTGTTGGAGACTTAAAAtagcattttatttttggggttgGTCGATTACTCAGAGTTTTaacattcatttttcattttcctgcAATTTTGCTTTGATTCAAATCTCTTTGGTTCCTAACAAGTGAACACTTCACCATCTAATAagctttattatattattttaatatgtacTTGCTTGGAAATACTGGCGTAATGAAATAATAAcctttttaatgaaaaatatttttttttgttatgtttttctgtttctgtagATACCAGAGCTAAAGGAAGACATCTGCATTCCAGAC
This window of the Cololabis saira isolate AMF1-May2022 chromosome 21, fColSai1.1, whole genome shotgun sequence genome carries:
- the kdm8 gene encoding lysine-specific demethylase 8, which encodes MASLWSKISAALPSHEEQFPLQFSDKVESSVVEMLRWARQQLYSHTASTSPVLSAQIILDISWEKLNTGTWRHVDKEWRRVYSYGCLFKVAALCRDGPSEDEILQAVKTCDMGLLMGAAIMDNILQVVVRILQREIRKTGADEGVEAKRPKIASPSVPAIREEMAVPRIKCPSLESFKTNYLLPLKPVILEGVISHWPAFNKHPWSIDYLRSVAGCRTVPVEVGSRYTDEDWSQTLLTVSDFIDRYILNKSQTSQDGVKAVGYLAQHQLFDQIPELKEDICIPDYCCLGEGDEDDITINAWFGPAGTVSPLHQDPQQNFLAQVVGSKYIRLYSPEDTDKLYPHQSQLLHNTSQVEVENPDAERFPEFSKAPHLECVLQPGDVLFIPVKHWHYVRSLDVSFSVSFWWS